Proteins encoded within one genomic window of Brassica rapa cultivar Chiifu-401-42 chromosome A09, CAAS_Brap_v3.01, whole genome shotgun sequence:
- the LOC103849820 gene encoding E3 ubiquitin-protein ligase At4g11680 — MSATTTGPDSAASPPSSRVGRANSDGIIDTTPLLPSGVSRAASVDGENGIQRSARRQGLREAARFLRHAGSRRMMREPSVMVRETAAEQLEERQSDWAYSKPVVFLDILWNLAFVAIGVAVLILSRDERPNVPLRVWVVGYGVQCGLHMACVCVEYRRRRCRRRSDTRHGSSASSSPSSTQQYVSLSQLEDTGSTSNSAKHLESANTMFSFIWWVIGFYWVSAGGQTLSSDSPQLYWLCIIFLGFDVFFVVFCVALACVVGLAVCCCLPCIIAILYAVADEEGASKKDIDQMPKFRYRKISNDEKLPGETTNRGIMTECGTDSPIERSLTSEDAECCICLCEYEDGVELRELPCNHHFHCTCIDKWLHINSRCPLCKFNILKNENEV; from the exons ATGTCAGCGACGACGACGGGACCGGATTCTGCGGCCTCTCCGCCTTCTTCTCGCGTCGGTAGGGCCAATTCTGACGGAATCATCGACACGACGCCGTTACTCCCTTCCGGCGTCTCGAGAGCCGCGAGCGTCGACGGAGAGAACGGAATTCAACGATCCGCTAGGCGCCAAGGCCTCAGAGAGGCAGCGAGGTTCCTCCGCCACGCTGGAAGCCGGAGGATGATGCGAGAGCCGTCGGTGATGGTCAGAGAAACCGCAGCGGAGCAATTGGAAGAGAGGCAGAGCGATTGGGCGTATTCGAAGCCCGTGGTGTTCCTCGACATTCTCTGGAATCTCGCCTTTGTGGCGATCGGCGTCGCTGTTCTGATCCTCAGCCGCGACGAACGGCCCAATGTGCCGTTGAGAGTTTGGGTGGTTGGTTACGGTGTTCAGTGCGGGCTTCACATGGCGTGCGTCTGCGTTGAGTACAGGAGGAGGAGGTGTCGGCGGAGGAGTGACACGCGCCATGGATCGTCAGCTTCTTCGTCTCCTTCTTCGACGCAGCAGTACGTTTCGTTATCTCAATTGGAGGATACAGGAAGCACTAG TAATTCTGCTAAGCATCTTGAATCAGCCAACACAATGTTCTCGTTCATCTGGTGGGTAATCGGATTCTACTGGGTATCTGCTGGAGGCCAAACATTATCTAGTGATTCTCCTCAGCTCTATTg GCTGTGTATCATATTTCTTGGTTTCGATGTTTTCTTTGTTGTATTCTGTGTTGCACTGGCTTGTGTTGTGGGTCTGGCTGTTTGCTGCTGCCTTCCATGTATAATTGCAATCTTATATGCCGTTGCCGACGAG GAGGGAGCATCGAAGAAGGACATAGATCAAATGCCGAAATTCAGATATAGAAAGATTAGCAACGATGAAAAGCTCCCTGGCGAAACTACAAATCGAGGAATAATGACGGAGTGTGGAACAGATTCACCTATCGAACGCTCGCTTACTTCAGAAGACGCG GAATGCTGCATATGTTTGTGTGAATATGAAGACGGAGTTGAACTAAGAGAGCTACCTTGTAACCATCACTTTCATTGCACTTGCATCGACAAATGGCTTCACATAAACTCTCGTTGCCCGCTTTGCAAGTTCAACATCTTGAAGAATGAAAACGAAGTCTAG